The genomic DNA CGCGGTGGCCACCATCCCGGAGGCCAAGGAGGCCCTGGCCCGGGATCGGTACGACGTGGTGGTGACGGATCTCATCCTCGCCCAGGGCGATGGAATCGAGGTGCTGCGCCATACCAAGGAGAACCACCCGGGCATCGAGGTGGTGGTCATCACCGGCCTGGACAAGGTGGACCCGGCGGTGCGCGCCCTCAAGAGCGGCGCGGCCGAGTACCTCGTCAAGCCCGTGGCCCCCGAGGTGCTCCAACACGCGGTGAACCGGGCGCTCGCCACGCGGGAGCTCCTGCAGGAAAACGCCGCCCTGCGCCGCTCCGTCTCTCTGTTGGAAGCCGGACAGCGCATCTCCACCACGCTCGACCGCGGCCGGCTGACGCACACCGCCTGCAACGCCTTCCTCTCCGTTTCCTCGGCCGAAGCGGTGATGCTGTTGCAGTTCGATGCCCAGGGCCGTCCCCGGTTGTTGGGCACGCAGAAGCTGGCGGGAGCGGCCCAGGAAAGCGCCCTGCTCACCCACCTCACGCCGCACCTGCGGGAGCTCCGCGAGGCCCGCCTGGTGGAGGGACTGCCGGGCGATTGGTCCTGTGCCCTCGCCGTGCCCGCGGTGGACGGCGAGGAAGCGCTCGGCTGCGCCCTGCTCTTCTATCCCGCCGCGCCCCCGAAGGACGTGTCCGAGCCCACGGCGTTCCTGGCCCGCAGCCTCGCGCTCGCCTTGCGCAACCAGGGCCGCATCGCGCAGGTGGAGGACCTGGCCTACCTGGACGACCTCACCCACCTCTTCAACCTGCGCTACCTGCACCTGATGCTGGACCGCGAGCTGAAGAGCGCCCAGCAGACCCATGGTGTCTTCAGCCTGCTCTTCCTGGACCTGGACTACTTCAAGGCCGTCAACGACACCCACGGCCATGTGATGGGCTCCCAGTTGTTGGTGGAGATGGCGCACGTCCTCAAGGGTTGTGTGCGAGACCGGGATGTCGCGGTGCGCTATGGCGGGGACGAGTACGTGGTCCTGCTGCGCGGCACGGACTCGGGCACCGCCTTGAAGGTGGCCGAGCGCATCCGGCGTGCCGTGGAGAGCCACCGCTTCCTCGCGGCCGAGGGACGCGCGTTGTCGCTCACCACGTGCATTGGCGTGGCCAGCTACCCCGAGCACACCCAGGACAAGGCCACCTTGCTGGACATGGCGGACCGGGCCATGTACCGGGGCAAGAAGGGCCCCCGCAACGTCGTCTACGTCGCCGCCAAGGGTCTGGAAGCCACGCCTCCGGCCCGCCATAGCCAACCCACCGGAAGCTGAACACCGGGCGGCGCCCGAGCAATCCGATGCCCCGCGTTGCGGCCGGGCCGGTGGCTCGGCGATGCTGGGGCGTCATGGACACCCCGTCCCCGCTCGCGGTCCTGCTCGAGGCCCTGGAAGCAGGCGATCTGCGAGCGGCGAAGGCCGCCGCCGTGGAACTGCAACGCACCCGGGTGGGCACCACCCAGCTCGCCGCCGAGGTGCTGCATGAGTTGCGTCAGCCCCTGCTCGGCGTGAAGGCCTACACCCAGCTGCTCACCGAGGAGATGGGCTCGCGCGGCCCGCTGCGGCAGATGCTCGCCCAGGTGGAGCGGATGGAGCAGATCATCTCCGACTTCACCCGCCTGGCCAGCGAGCGCCCCGCGCCCCAACAACCCGTGTCCCTGGTGGCGCACGTCCAGGCGGCCGCGCGCGCCTTCGCCCTCAATCCCGACTCGTCGCGCATCCGTCTCGAGGTGGACGCCCCCGAGGAGCTCATCATCGAGGGCAATGGCCGGCTCCTGGAGCAACTCGCCCTCAACCTCTTCAACAACGCGCGCGACGCGGCTTCCGGCCCCGGGTTGGTGAAGGCGGTGCTCGCGCGCGAGGACTCCTCGCCCGTCATGTACGTGGCGGATTGGGGCCGCGGCATTCCCGACGCCGTGCGCGCCCGGCTCTTCGAGCCCTACGTGACGGGAAGCAAGCGCGGCACGGGCCTCGGGCTCGCGGTGTGCCGGCGCATCGCGCAGGAGCACCAGGCGCTGCTGGAGCTCGTTCCCCCCTCCACCCTGAACCTCTCTCCCCCACCCTCCACGGTCTTCCGCGTCCGCTTCCCCGCCCCGGCCTACCGGACGCCGCTCCCCCCGGAGCCCTCGCCCGCTCCGGCCTCTTCGCGTCACCGCCTGCTCGTGGTGGATGACGAGGAGATCATCCGCAGCGTCTTCAGGGACTTGATGAGCCGCGAGTGCGAGGTGCTCGAGGCGGCCAACGCCGAGGAAGCGCTCGCGCACCTGGAGCGCGGGCGCGTGGATCTCATCGTCACCGACAAGAACCTGCCCGGCCTCTCCGGCCTGGAGCTGGCCCAGCGGGCGCGTCGGCTCGACCCCGGCTCGCGCGTCATCCTGATGACGGGCTACCCCTCCCTCGTGACCGCCCAGCAGGCGCTCGAACTGGGACTGCTCGACTACCTGCTCAAGCCCTTCGACGACATCCGCGAGGTGCGCGCGAAGCTGCGCGAGGCCCTCACCGGGACCGCCCCCAGGACACGGGGCCTGCGCTCGGACAGCCGGCGCGTGGACGTGCTCGAGGACCATCCCGCTTCCGCGCGGCGGATCACGGAGGCGCTCGCGCTCCTGGAGCTCGAGGCGCGGGTCTTCCCGTCCGTGCCCACCGAGCCTCCCGTGGAGCCCCCCGCCGCCGTGGTGGTGAGCTGGGACTTCTCCGCCGCCCATGGCCGACAGGCCCTGGAGCTGGCACGGCGGCAGGGCCTGGGCGCCCCCTTCGTGGTGCTCGCCGAATACCTCTCCCAGGAAACGATGCTGGAAGCCCTGCGCGCGGGCGCCTCCGGATGCCTGTCCCGGGACCTGGAGCCGCGCGAGCTCGGCCGCGAGTTGTCCCGCCTGCTCAAGCCCGGCTCCTGAAACACCACGGCCCCAGCTCCCTCCTCGGCGGAGAAGGAAACCAGGGCCGTGAACCTCACCGAGCCGTCAAGGGGCTCGGGCGTGACTCAGTAGTCCAGGTCGTCGCCGCCGTAGTCCGGAGCGCCACCCGCCCCCGCGCCCTTGGCCTTCTTCTTGGGGCGCTCGGCCACCATGGCCTCGGTGGTCAGCAGCAGCGAGGCGACCGAGGCCGCGTTCTGCAGCGCGGTGCGCTCCACCTTCGTCGGGTCGATGACGCCGGCCTTCTCCAGATCCTCGAACACGTCCGTGCGGGCGTTGTAGCCGTACGCGCCCTGGCCCTCGCGCACCTTGTTGAGGATGACGGCGCCCTCGAGGCCCGCGTTGCTCGCGATCTTGCGCAGCGGCTCCTGCAGGGACTTCTTGATGATGTCCACGCCGAAGTCCTGCTCACCACCAAGCTTGAGCTTCTCGAGCGCGGGCAGGCAGCGCAGGTAGGCCACGCCACCGCCGGGGACGATGCCCTCCTCCACGGCCGCGCGCGTCGCGTGCAGCGCGTCCTCGACGCGCGCCTTCTTCTCCTTCATCTCCGTCTCGGTCGCCGCGCCCACGTGGATGACCGCCACGCCACCGGCGAGCTTCGCCAGACGCTCCTGGAGCTTCTCCCGGTCGTAGTCGCTCGTGGTCGTCTCCGTCTGCGTGCGGATGAGCTTGATGCGGCCCTCGATGTCCGCGCTCTTGCCCGCGCCGTCGACGATCGTGGTGTTGTCCTTGTCGATGGTGATGCGCTTGGCGCGGCCCAGATCATTGAGCGTGAGCGCGTCGTACTTGTGGCCCAGCTCCTCGCTCACCACCTGGCCGCCCGTCAGCGTGGCGATGTCCTTGAGCAGATCCTTGCGGCGATCCCCGAAGCCCGGCGCCTTCACCGCCGCCACGTTGAGCACGCCGCGGATCTTGTTCACCACCAGCGTGGCCAGGGCCTCGCCCTCCACGTCCTCGGCGATGATGAGCAGCGGCTTGCCCGCGCGCGCCACCTGCTCGAGGATGGGGATCATGTCCTGCATCGACGAGACCTTCTTCTCACTGATGAGGATGAAGGCGTCCTCGAGCACCACCTCCATGCGGTCGCGGTTGGTGACGAAGTACGGCGACAGGTAGCCGCGGTCGAACTGCATGCCCTCGACCACGTCGAGCGTCGTCTCGAGGCCCTTGGCCTCCTCCACCGTGATGACGCCCTCCTTGCCCACCTTCTCCATGGCGTCGGCGATGATGTTGCCGATCGTCTCGTCGCCGTTGGCGGAGATGGTGCCCACCTGGGCGATGGACTTCTTGTCGCCGGTGGACTTGGAGATCTTCTTGAGCTCGCCCACCACCGTCTCCACGGCCTTGTCGATGCCGCGCTTGAGATCCATGGGGCTGTGGCCCGCGGCCACCAGCTTCAAGCCCTCCTCATAGATGGCGCGCGCGAGCACCGTGGCCGTCGTGGTGCCGTCACCCGCCTTGTCCGACGTCTTGGAGGCGACCTCCTTGACCATCTGGGCGCCCATGTTCTCGAACTTGTTCTCGAGATCGATCTCCTTGGCGACCGTCACGCCGTCCTTGGTCACCGTGGGCGAGCCGAACGACTTCTCGATGACCACGTTGCGGCCCTTGGGACCGAGCGTCACCGCCACCGCGTCCGAGAGGATCCGCACGCCCCGCAAAATCGCCTCGCGGGCCGACTGGTGGAAGAAAATCTCTTTCGCTGCCATTGTAACCTCCTGAAAAAATTGAAGAAAATCCGTCGCGGGCCGGGAGCGCCGCGTTGGCACTCGACCCAGGCGAGCGCCAAAATAAGAGACGGTCCCGGGTTGTCAACACGGAAGGCGCGGCCTGTGGAGGAGCCAACGGCCCGGCGGGCCCGAAGCAAGGCCGCCAGGCGCTACTCGGCGAAGCGCACCAGGTTGAGCAGCTGGTTGAAGTCCAGCGGCTTCTCCAGCGTCATCGCCACGCCCTTGCGCAGGCCCTTGTCCTGCACGTTGCCGTCAGCGTTGCCCGTCATGAGGATGACCTGGGTGTCGCGGTGCCTCGGCTCCGCCTTGAGCATCGCGGTGAACTGGATGCCGTCCATGTGGGGCATCCGGTAGTCACTGATGATGAGCCCCACCTCATGACGCTCGAGGATGTCCAGCGCCTGCAAGGCATCGGCCGCGGAAAAGACGGTGTAGCCGTGCTTCTCCAGGAACCGGGAGAGCAACGTACACAGCTCGACATCATCATCCACGACCAGAATGTTCACGGACCCTTATGAGCTGAGCGGTACGGCGTGCGGGGGCGGAGGTCGCGGAAGGTAACAGCCGTGAGGTACGTTGACAACGCGCGCAAGGGGTTCGTATGTCGCCGCATATGAGGAAGCGGACGTCGAAGCAGGCGGCGCCGTCGGATGTGGAGGCGCGGTTGGCGGAGGTGGCGGCCGCCTTCGAGCGCGGAGCGCTGGAGGAGGCCCTGGCTGGGGCCGATGCGCTGCTGGCCGAGGCCGACGAGTTCCCCGAGGCCCTGCACTGGCGGGCGTCCGCCCTGGCGGAATTGGGACGGCTGGACGAGGCCTTGGAGACATATGGCCGCGCCTTGAAGGTGGCTCCGGACGACCTGGAGCTGGTGCTCGCGGCGGCGGAATGCCTGGTGGCCCGGGTGGGCGACGACCGGGAGGCCGTGGAGGACGGGCTCGCCCTGTGTGCCCGGGGCCGGAAGCTGTCCCAGCGGGCCGGGGACACGGAGCTGCTCTTCGAGTTCCTCCTCCTGGAGGGCATTGGGCTCAACCAGGTGGGCGAGTGTGCGCGGGCCCTGGTGAGCCTGGACGCGGCGCTCGAGCACCTGCCGGGCGCGGTGGAAGCACGGCTGGAGCGGGCCATCGCCTTGTTCGAGCTGTGCCGCTTCCCCGAGGCCCAGACGGCCTTCGAGGAAATCCTGGGCGACGCGGAGGACGAGCCCTGGGCCCACCATTACCTGGGGCTGCTCGCGGAGCGGCGCGGGGATGCGAAGGAGGCCCGCCGGCGCTTCGGGCGAGCCCAGGCGCTGGTGCCCGAGGAGTTTCCGCCCCCGGTGGAGCTGGGGGAGAAGGCCTTCGACCAGGCCGTGGAAGACGCGGTGAAGGCGCTGCCCGGACACGTGAAGAAGTACATGGACAACGTCACGCTCGCGGTGGAGGACCTGCCCAAGGACGAGGATCTGATGGGGGAGACCCCGCCGCTCTCGCCGTGCATCCTGGGGGTGTTCCGCGGCTCGCCGGTGGGCGAGCGCCACAGCATCCTGGGCACGTTCGACCCCTACCCCGCGTCCATCGTGCTCTACCAGAAGAACCTGGAGCGCTTCGCGAAGACGCGGGAAGAGCTGATCGAGCAGATCGGCATCACGGTGATGCACGAGGTCGGGCACTTGATGGGGCTCGACGAGGATGACCTGTGGCAGCGCGGACTGGACTGACAGCCCAGCGTTGACGGACGTGGCTCAACCTGACGGTAATCCCCTGCGGTAGGACCTCTGGACCTGGTGGCTGGCCCGGTCTTCAAAACCGGTGGGGGGCATGGAGACATGTCCCCGGGAGGTTCGATTCCTCTGTCCTACCGACCTGTTCACCCTTGGCGGCATGACCAGCCCGTGAACCCCGCTCCGGGGGTTGTCGTATCCCTTGGGTATTTCTCCAGGCCGGCTACCCATAGAGGGGGGCCGGGAGGAATCCCCATGAAGCTGTGCTGCATGGCTTTGATGCTGGTTCTCCTCGTCGGGTGCGGCACTGCATCCCGAGCCGTGCGCCTGGACACGGGCCAGACCGACACCCTCGTCTTCACCCCTCGTTCCGGCGCCAGGCCGGTGACTCTGGGCAACGGCGAGTTCGAGGAGGCCGTGTCGGAACTGGCTCGGGATGTTCGGCCCCCCACCCGGCCCCAGGAAGCCGCCCGGCGGCTGTTCGAGGTGGAGGCGCGGAGCGGTGCGTACACGTACGAGCCACCCAGCCGCCGCATCACTCCGCTCAAGCCGGGAGAGCACCTGGAGGGGCAGTCCACAACACCGGAGGAGGAGTTGACGCGTGACTACCTGCGCTGGTGCGAGCGCACCGGCAGGCCCGGGGACTGTCTGCGCCTGCTGACGGAAGGCCCCACCGTCAACGGGGATGGTCGTTTCGCGCTCGCCATGGCCCTGGCCAAGGGCGCCGTACTGGACGAGATGCTGGAGGCGCTCAAGGACATGGCCGACCCTCACGCCATGGTGGCGGCGGTGCTCTGGACCTGGACCACGTACATGATCCTCGTCTCCATTCCCGACGTGACGATCTCCAAGGGCCTCGCGGCCGTGATGACCGCCACGATCATTTCCTACGTGGGCGTCGATACCTTCTGGGGTCTCGTCGTGGGCTTCAAGCGGCTGATGGACGAGGCGGACCGGGCCACCTCGTTCAACGAGCTGCGCGCAGCGGGCGAGCGGTACGGCAAGCTCATGGGCCGGAACGCGGCGCGAGCGTTCGCCATGCTGGCCATGGCGGCCATTGGCAACACGGCGCCAGGGCTGGCCGCGAAGGTGCCGAAGCTGCCCGGCTCGATGCAGGCGGCCGTACAAGCGGAGACGCAGGTGGGTATCCGTCTCGTGGCGGTGGGGGAAGTGACGACGGTCGCCGTGAGTGCCGAGACCGTCACCATCGCCCTGGCACCGGGTGCGGTGGCGATGACGGCTCGGGGCAGCAGTGGCGGCAGTTCGCGGGCCAGAGGGAGCTTGTCAGGACACCCAACCCGTCCTGGAGCCAACGACAAGAGGCCAGAAAACATCAAAGCGATCGAGCGGGAGAACGAGTCGGCGCAAACTCTCGCAGACAACGGCTACCATGTGGAACAGAATCCTCCGCCCAAGCCCAACGGCACGAAGCCCGACTACAGAATAAACGGGGAATATTACGACTGCTATGCCCCCAACAGTCCAAGCGCACGCAATATCGCGACCAACCTCAAGAACCAGAAGGTGAACAGAGATCAGGCAGACAGAATCATCCTGAACCTCGATGACACGAGCGTCACGATCGAAGTCATGAAGAAGCAACTTTCGGATTGGCCGATTCCTGGACTCAAGCAACTCATTGCCATTAAGAATGGCAATATTTCCATCCTTTTTCCATAGTCAGAATGCCACGAACCCGGTCTACCAAAGCGGAGAGCACATGGGATTGGACAACAGTCTTGAGCTATCAACTGACTTGAAACCTGCGCAGGTATTGCGCCTCATAGCTGAGAGATTCGGGCTTGAGTGGGGCGATGATGCCCATCTACTCGGGCCTGCAGTATGGGTCAGCGCGATTGAACCAGATCAAGATTTCAAGCTCATGATTGAGGAGGCATTTCATTTCAGACCAGACCTGTCCGTGGGATTTCGACTCGATCCCAATAGCGGCGAATACGAGGAGGGAAATCGCATCATGCTGCGCGCGACGATGTTCCTGCTGGAGCATGGTCGAGATGGGGTCCTGCTCTTCAACGGAGAGCACATCGTTTTGCAGAGGCTCAGTGGGCACTTGGTGCTCAACGAAGACTCCAAGAACTGGACGGACGGGCTCCGGCTGGAAAACGAGATTCGCCTGCCCCACGAAAAGCGGCCCTTGCCATCGCCCCTATTGTAGTGGACTTGAATCGGGCGACGACACCTTCCGTCAAGGATAGCCAGCCCTGGGTAGGACAAACCAGAAGGGAGAAATCAGATGGATTGGAGGGCAATCGATCTGCATGGTGCCGCGAGCATTTCGCGGGTGGTCAACGTCTTCGAGATTCGCGACATACGCGGTATTCCATGGACCAAATACAAGATCAAGGTTCTCGAAGAAGGCTCCGGGGACTTCCTCGCGGTTGCCAATGTGTGTGTAAAAAATGCCAATGGCGCTCCCGATGGGGAGGCAGGACTCGGACGGACAGAAGTAGAGGCCCTCCAGGATCTCATCAAGAGACTGGGTGAAAGATTGAACTCTCGCAAGGACTGGCGAGATGAAGACTTTGAATGGACCGACCCACAGGACTTCTGAAGCAGCAATCGCCGCATTCGATGCCGAGTTCGAAACTGATGTCGAGGCATTGCATGGATGACAAGATCACGCTCAAGGAGGCATACGCGGCGATGTACGCCTACCTTCAAATGCTCTACGACATGACAGGCTCGGACGACTTGGGCGGTTTTTTGGGCAGCATGTCGCTGCTCGAAGACGGTACGCCTGCGGATCCCGGTGTCTGGGACGATTGGATGTGCGCAGTACAGCAGGCAAGGCACGGTCAAGTCGATCTGACCCTGGGACGCCCTGATGAGTGAGCACCACCTGCCTGATGGTTCCGGTTCTCAGGAGATCTTGTGGCTCCGTGCAAAAGAAGGGGATGAAGTGCAGCGACTCGTCGCCGTGACCGCCCTCGGCATGTGTCGCGCCTTGGCCACCGGCGCGATCAGCCCGGCCGCAGCCTGCCATCGACTCTTCGGGCCGGCCCTGCTAACGCGGCTCAACCAAATGAATGCCTGCCCTTCACTTCGTCATGCCATCCACATGGCCACCGAACTTGAAGATGTGGCCGACCTCATCCCGGACAAATTGGCCAGCGCGATCGCGGATGTCGAAGCCGAACTCCTGAAGGCCCTGGCGGATCTCGCTCCGTCCGACCTTGCTGGCGAGAAGTGGCTGGTGAGGGCCCCGTGAGGATCCAGCTTTCCGACCTACGACGGGCGGCAGATGCCCTGTTCGATCACCTGGAGCGGACAGGCCGCACGGAGATCGACCTCACCGAGGACTTCTACTGGAACATCCCGGAGAAGCGGCTGTATTCGGTGTACTCCCCTCCTCCCGAGTCCGAACTGACGGTGGGGCAGTTGTCCGATGACTGGAACGAGGTGGCGAAGATCGCGTCCGGCCAACGCCCTCCGATCGCCTACACCCTGGTCTGGCTCTCGTCGCTCCTGCGCTTCATCGGCTCGAAGCTCGTCTCCTGAAGGGACCACGGGGACATGCAGCCGCCGCGTACCCAAATCGTATCCAAGATGAACGGACGCGGGTGGACCCCCACGGACGCTCTACCCACCCCGCTCCAGAGGGAAGCCGCCCCCCACGAGCAGCCCGCCGAGCCAGGCGGCGGGGCTTCAAAACCAGAAGGGGGCAGGGAGTCATGTCCCTGGGAGGTTCGAGTCCTCTGTCCTACCGAC from Melittangium boletus DSM 14713 includes the following:
- a CDS encoding DUF3969 family protein, with protein sequence MSEHHLPDGSGSQEILWLRAKEGDEVQRLVAVTALGMCRALATGAISPAAACHRLFGPALLTRLNQMNACPSLRHAIHMATELEDVADLIPDKLASAIADVEAELLKALADLAPSDLAGEKWLVRAP
- a CDS encoding SitI3 family protein, with the protein product MGLDNSLELSTDLKPAQVLRLIAERFGLEWGDDAHLLGPAVWVSAIEPDQDFKLMIEEAFHFRPDLSVGFRLDPNSGEYEEGNRIMLRATMFLLEHGRDGVLLFNGEHIVLQRLSGHLVLNEDSKNWTDGLRLENEIRLPHEKRPLPSPLL
- a CDS encoding diguanylate cyclase; protein product: MARLLLVDDEKMARALYGDSLRELGHEVTAVATIPEAKEALARDRYDVVVTDLILAQGDGIEVLRHTKENHPGIEVVVITGLDKVDPAVRALKSGAAEYLVKPVAPEVLQHAVNRALATRELLQENAALRRSVSLLEAGQRISTTLDRGRLTHTACNAFLSVSSAEAVMLLQFDAQGRPRLLGTQKLAGAAQESALLTHLTPHLRELREARLVEGLPGDWSCALAVPAVDGEEALGCALLFYPAAPPKDVSEPTAFLARSLALALRNQGRIAQVEDLAYLDDLTHLFNLRYLHLMLDRELKSAQQTHGVFSLLFLDLDYFKAVNDTHGHVMGSQLLVEMAHVLKGCVRDRDVAVRYGGDEYVVLLRGTDSGTALKVAERIRRAVESHRFLAAEGRALSLTTCIGVASYPEHTQDKATLLDMADRAMYRGKKGPRNVVYVAAKGLEATPPARHSQPTGS
- the sinK gene encoding hybrid histidine protein kinase/response regulator SinK; translated protein: MDTPSPLAVLLEALEAGDLRAAKAAAVELQRTRVGTTQLAAEVLHELRQPLLGVKAYTQLLTEEMGSRGPLRQMLAQVERMEQIISDFTRLASERPAPQQPVSLVAHVQAAARAFALNPDSSRIRLEVDAPEELIIEGNGRLLEQLALNLFNNARDAASGPGLVKAVLAREDSSPVMYVADWGRGIPDAVRARLFEPYVTGSKRGTGLGLAVCRRIAQEHQALLELVPPSTLNLSPPPSTVFRVRFPAPAYRTPLPPEPSPAPASSRHRLLVVDDEEIIRSVFRDLMSRECEVLEAANAEEALAHLERGRVDLIVTDKNLPGLSGLELAQRARRLDPGSRVILMTGYPSLVTAQQALELGLLDYLLKPFDDIREVRAKLREALTGTAPRTRGLRSDSRRVDVLEDHPASARRITEALALLELEARVFPSVPTEPPVEPPAAVVVSWDFSAAHGRQALELARRQGLGAPFVVLAEYLSQETMLEALRAGASGCLSRDLEPRELGRELSRLLKPGS
- the groL gene encoding chaperonin GroEL (60 kDa chaperone family; promotes refolding of misfolded polypeptides especially under stressful conditions; forms two stacked rings of heptamers to form a barrel-shaped 14mer; ends can be capped by GroES; misfolded proteins enter the barrel where they are refolded when GroES binds), with product MAAKEIFFHQSAREAILRGVRILSDAVAVTLGPKGRNVVIEKSFGSPTVTKDGVTVAKEIDLENKFENMGAQMVKEVASKTSDKAGDGTTTATVLARAIYEEGLKLVAAGHSPMDLKRGIDKAVETVVGELKKISKSTGDKKSIAQVGTISANGDETIGNIIADAMEKVGKEGVITVEEAKGLETTLDVVEGMQFDRGYLSPYFVTNRDRMEVVLEDAFILISEKKVSSMQDMIPILEQVARAGKPLLIIAEDVEGEALATLVVNKIRGVLNVAAVKAPGFGDRRKDLLKDIATLTGGQVVSEELGHKYDALTLNDLGRAKRITIDKDNTTIVDGAGKSADIEGRIKLIRTQTETTTSDYDREKLQERLAKLAGGVAVIHVGAATETEMKEKKARVEDALHATRAAVEEGIVPGGGVAYLRCLPALEKLKLGGEQDFGVDIIKKSLQEPLRKIASNAGLEGAVILNKVREGQGAYGYNARTDVFEDLEKAGVIDPTKVERTALQNAASVASLLLTTEAMVAERPKKKAKGAGAGGAPDYGGDDLDY
- a CDS encoding response regulator, with product MNILVVDDDVELCTLLSRFLEKHGYTVFSAADALQALDILERHEVGLIISDYRMPHMDGIQFTAMLKAEPRHRDTQVILMTGNADGNVQDKGLRKGVAMTLEKPLDFNQLLNLVRFAE
- a CDS encoding metallopeptidase family protein, which gives rise to MRKRTSKQAAPSDVEARLAEVAAAFERGALEEALAGADALLAEADEFPEALHWRASALAELGRLDEALETYGRALKVAPDDLELVLAAAECLVARVGDDREAVEDGLALCARGRKLSQRAGDTELLFEFLLLEGIGLNQVGECARALVSLDAALEHLPGAVEARLERAIALFELCRFPEAQTAFEEILGDAEDEPWAHHYLGLLAERRGDAKEARRRFGRAQALVPEEFPPPVELGEKAFDQAVEDAVKALPGHVKKYMDNVTLAVEDLPKDEDLMGETPPLSPCILGVFRGSPVGERHSILGTFDPYPASIVLYQKNLERFAKTREELIEQIGITVMHEVGHLMGLDEDDLWQRGLD